Proteins encoded together in one Halalkaliarchaeum sp. AArc-CO window:
- a CDS encoding 2,3,4,5-tetrahydropyridine-2,6-dicarboxylate N-succinyltransferase — protein sequence MTLESAIDDLWNRYDNGLTAAEATDDDLATLEAFLESLEAGEIRAAVKTGDGVESWEANEWVKRGVLLNFGLRETEPRQYGGVTYYDVLPLRRTDDLGDRGTRNTPDGTVIRRGAHLGADCIVMSPAFVNVGASVGDGTLVDSCDTVGSCAQIGEDVKLGANTLIGGVLEPIEDAPVIVEDGVSLGAGCRVTSGFRVGKNSVVGENTLLTPRIPVYDLVEEEVVYGHLPANRRAFTRYVESSVSDHDLLEGGAYKPAVVATHVEEETLEATRREGTLRE from the coding sequence ATGACGCTCGAATCTGCAATCGACGACCTGTGGAACCGATACGACAACGGACTGACCGCCGCCGAGGCGACCGACGACGACCTGGCTACCCTCGAGGCGTTCCTCGAATCCCTCGAGGCGGGTGAGATCCGCGCCGCCGTCAAAACCGGCGACGGCGTCGAAAGCTGGGAGGCAAACGAATGGGTAAAGCGTGGAGTTCTGCTCAACTTCGGCCTCCGCGAGACCGAACCCAGACAGTACGGCGGAGTTACCTACTACGACGTGCTCCCGCTTCGCCGGACCGACGATCTCGGCGATCGAGGGACGAGAAACACGCCCGACGGGACGGTGATTCGTCGCGGGGCCCACCTCGGCGCCGACTGCATCGTGATGAGCCCAGCGTTCGTCAATGTCGGCGCCTCGGTGGGCGACGGGACGCTCGTCGACTCCTGTGACACCGTCGGCTCGTGTGCCCAGATCGGCGAAGACGTAAAACTGGGAGCCAACACGCTGATCGGCGGCGTGCTGGAGCCGATCGAGGACGCCCCGGTGATCGTCGAGGACGGCGTCTCGCTGGGTGCCGGCTGCAGAGTCACCTCCGGCTTCAGAGTCGGAAAGAACAGCGTCGTCGGGGAGAACACGCTTCTCACCCCTCGAATTCCGGTGTACGACCTGGTAGAGGAGGAGGTCGTCTACGGCCACCTGCCAGCGAACCGTCGAGCGTTCACGCGATACGTGGAGTCGTCGGTGTCGGACCACGACCTGCTGGAGGGTGGCGCGTACAAACCCGCCGTCGTTGCCACTCACGTCGAGGAAGAGACCCTGGAAGCGACGCGGCGGGAGGGAACGCTGCGGGAGTGA
- a CDS encoding PUA domain-containing protein produces the protein MASLRTVADYQFGAGAGKALFPPEEELTVRRSTGGRPRQIVAEEGRLVSYGVDGRFTLGIAGGRRLYEALEGSYTVVVGDESEPFVRDGKNVFAKFVAEVDDDVRSRDEVVVIHEAGHVLAVGRAELSADGMRTFETGMAVKVREGAGDPDAE, from the coding sequence CTGGCGTCGCTGCGCACGGTCGCCGACTACCAGTTCGGCGCAGGCGCAGGCAAGGCCCTATTCCCGCCGGAAGAGGAGCTGACGGTTCGTCGGTCGACCGGCGGCCGTCCACGTCAGATCGTCGCCGAGGAGGGTCGGCTCGTTTCCTACGGTGTCGACGGACGGTTCACCCTCGGAATCGCTGGCGGGCGACGGCTGTACGAAGCACTCGAAGGGAGCTACACAGTCGTTGTCGGCGACGAGTCGGAGCCGTTCGTCCGCGATGGCAAAAACGTGTTCGCGAAGTTCGTCGCCGAGGTCGACGATGACGTCAGATCTCGCGACGAGGTGGTCGTGATCCACGAGGCGGGCCACGTGCTGGCTGTCGGACGTGCCGAGCTGTCGGCTGACGGCATGCGAACGTTCGAAACCGGAATGGCCGTGAAAGTACGCGAGGGTGCCGGAGATCCCGACGCGGAGTGA
- the dapA gene encoding 4-hydroxy-tetrahydrodipicolinate synthase: MTETHFEGVYPAMVTPFTDDNEVDHETLAADARRLEAAGVDGLVPVGSTGESATLTHDEHAEVVETVVAAVEDVPVIAGTGSNSTHEAIDLSRRAEESGADGLLLISPYYNKPEAQGFYEHYTAIADAVDLPQIVYNVPSRTGQNIPIDTTVELASHPNIAGYKAASGDLNQISEIVERTREESFDVLSGDDGMTLPILSVGGTGTISVVANVEPERTCAMVGAALAGDYDRARRLHHELGPLMRALFVETNPIPVKEAMHIRGHTSHYIRSPLTRLTPENRDYVREVLAQLDATEPPEVPNP, encoded by the coding sequence ATGACAGAAACACACTTCGAAGGCGTCTACCCCGCAATGGTGACGCCGTTTACCGACGACAACGAGGTCGACCACGAAACGCTCGCAGCCGACGCCCGCCGACTGGAGGCCGCCGGCGTCGACGGGCTGGTCCCGGTCGGATCGACCGGTGAATCGGCGACGCTCACCCACGACGAACACGCGGAAGTCGTCGAAACCGTCGTCGCAGCCGTCGAGGACGTCCCGGTCATCGCCGGCACCGGCTCGAACTCCACCCACGAGGCGATCGATCTCTCCCGGCGCGCCGAAGAGTCGGGGGCCGACGGCCTGCTTTTGATCTCGCCGTACTACAACAAGCCGGAGGCGCAGGGCTTTTACGAACACTACACCGCGATCGCCGATGCGGTCGATCTGCCACAGATCGTCTACAACGTCCCCTCCCGAACGGGACAGAACATCCCCATCGATACGACCGTCGAACTCGCCTCACACCCCAACATCGCCGGCTACAAGGCCGCTTCGGGCGACCTCAACCAGATTTCCGAGATCGTCGAACGGACCCGAGAGGAGTCGTTCGATGTGCTCTCGGGCGACGACGGCATGACGCTCCCGATCCTCTCGGTCGGTGGAACCGGAACGATAAGCGTCGTCGCCAACGTCGAACCCGAACGAACCTGTGCGATGGTCGGCGCGGCGCTTGCAGGCGACTACGACCGCGCCCGGCGGCTCCACCACGAGCTCGGCCCGCTGATGCGGGCGCTGTTCGTCGAAACCAACCCGATCCCGGTGAAGGAAGCCATGCACATTCGAGGCCACACCAGCCACTACATCCGATCGCCGCTGACGCGACTCACTCCGGAGAATCGAGATTACGTCAGGGAGGTACTCGCACAGCTGGACGCGACGGAACCGCCGGAGGTGCCGAACCCGTGA
- a CDS encoding ABC transporter permease → MNSESIEELLDRLVDASGTERIAISLAALVFASLVGGMLVFVSGAVATCRVPAFGIAGVEFCYNPIEVYAMLVYGAFGTPVNIGLTLQETTLLLFTGLSVAVAFRAGLFNIGTQGQMVVGALASALTVIWLAPYVPNNLLGALLLVPLSVVVGAAVGGFYGAIPGAMKAYADAHEVITTIMLNFVAFGITFYLVRNHVGDPTVDAVQTVSVPEFVRLSPTIGGTRFSLIALISGLVVAIGVYLLYKRTVIGYELRTSGLAPEASEYGGVNAERNIVTSMTLSGALGGIAGSMYVLMILYRFQTEMPPLGFDGIAVSILAGNNPIGVIPAAVLFGALKAGALQIDFALGVPNELIEVLRGLIILFVAMPEFFRMLGKRAGYGTDGSDAAVTDGGETDG, encoded by the coding sequence ATGAATAGCGAGTCGATCGAAGAGTTGCTGGATCGGCTCGTCGACGCCTCGGGGACCGAACGGATCGCAATCAGCCTGGCCGCGCTGGTGTTCGCGAGTCTCGTCGGGGGAATGCTGGTGTTCGTCTCCGGCGCGGTCGCGACGTGTCGAGTCCCGGCGTTCGGGATCGCGGGCGTGGAGTTCTGCTACAACCCGATCGAGGTGTACGCGATGCTTGTGTACGGTGCGTTCGGGACTCCCGTGAACATCGGCCTCACGCTCCAGGAGACGACGCTTTTGCTTTTCACCGGCCTGTCGGTGGCGGTGGCGTTCCGCGCCGGCCTTTTTAACATCGGGACGCAGGGACAGATGGTCGTCGGGGCGCTGGCGAGCGCGCTTACGGTGATCTGGCTGGCGCCGTATGTCCCCAATAACCTGCTCGGGGCGCTTCTTCTGGTGCCACTTTCGGTCGTCGTCGGCGCAGCCGTCGGCGGCTTTTACGGCGCTATTCCGGGAGCAATGAAGGCGTACGCCGACGCCCACGAGGTGATCACGACGATCATGCTCAACTTCGTGGCGTTCGGAATCACCTTCTATCTCGTACGAAACCACGTCGGCGATCCCACGGTCGACGCGGTACAGACCGTGTCTGTCCCGGAGTTCGTCCGGTTGTCACCGACCATCGGCGGGACGCGTTTTTCGCTGATCGCCCTGATCTCGGGACTTGTCGTCGCCATCGGCGTGTATTTGCTGTACAAGCGCACAGTAATCGGCTACGAACTGCGGACGAGCGGGCTCGCACCCGAGGCGTCAGAATACGGCGGGGTGAACGCCGAACGCAACATCGTCACGAGCATGACGCTGTCGGGTGCACTCGGCGGAATCGCCGGGTCGATGTACGTGTTGATGATCCTGTACCGGTTCCAGACGGAGATGCCGCCCCTGGGATTCGACGGGATCGCCGTCTCGATTCTGGCCGGGAACAATCCCATCGGGGTGATCCCGGCGGCCGTGCTGTTCGGCGCGTTGAAAGCCGGTGCGCTACAGATCGACTTCGCCCTCGGCGTGCCGAACGAACTGATCGAGGTGCTCCGCGGGCTCATCATCCTGTTCGTCGCGATGCCGGAGTTCTTCCGGATGCTCGGCAAGCGTGCCGGCTACGGGACGGACGGTTCGGACGCCGCAGTGACCGACGGAGGTGAAACGGATGGATAG
- the dapB gene encoding 4-hydroxy-tetrahydrodipicolinate reductase has translation MTRDDTPVETDGGTTPVCIAVTGAGGRMGREVIELASDRNGVEVALAVNRSAVDDVRDHPVRTVGGREDLAEALADTEPDVLVDFTAPAATVEYAEACVAADVPIVTGTTGFDETDRERLDRASESVPVLVASNFSRGILALRRAVEEAVRALPGYDVELTETHHNGKRDAPSGTAKTILEDVEAIVGDGEDAPGRVHGREGDQPRTAGEIGVHARRAGDVTGEHELLLAGNREALELTHRAGDRGVFAAGALDAAAWLSEEEAGRYEFADVVDDHPNSDSNGKQTAERNEKPPTTDDTKGDDT, from the coding sequence GTGACGCGGGACGACACGCCGGTCGAAACCGACGGTGGCACTACCCCCGTTTGCATCGCGGTCACCGGTGCCGGCGGCCGAATGGGGCGGGAGGTGATCGAACTCGCGAGCGACCGGAACGGGGTCGAGGTCGCGCTCGCGGTAAACAGGTCCGCTGTCGACGACGTCAGGGACCACCCCGTTCGGACCGTCGGGGGACGCGAGGATCTCGCGGAAGCGCTCGCGGACACCGAGCCGGACGTCCTCGTCGATTTCACCGCGCCGGCGGCGACCGTCGAGTACGCCGAGGCGTGCGTCGCGGCGGACGTCCCGATCGTCACAGGGACGACCGGCTTCGACGAGACCGACCGCGAGCGACTCGACCGGGCGAGCGAATCGGTTCCCGTCCTCGTGGCGTCGAACTTCTCCCGCGGGATCCTGGCGCTCCGTCGGGCGGTCGAGGAGGCGGTCCGTGCGCTCCCCGGTTACGACGTCGAACTCACCGAAACACACCACAACGGCAAGCGGGACGCGCCGTCGGGCACCGCCAAGACGATCCTCGAGGACGTCGAGGCGATCGTCGGTGACGGAGAGGACGCGCCCGGTCGGGTACACGGCCGGGAGGGCGACCAGCCCAGAACAGCCGGCGAGATCGGCGTCCACGCCCGCCGAGCTGGAGACGTAACTGGAGAGCACGAACTGCTTCTTGCGGGCAACCGGGAGGCACTCGAACTCACTCATCGAGCCGGCGACCGGGGCGTGTTCGCGGCGGGCGCGCTCGATGCAGCCGCCTGGCTCTCCGAGGAGGAGGCGGGGCGATACGAGTTCGCCGACGTCGTAGACGACCACCCGAACAGCGATTCGAACGGCAAGCAGACCGCGGAACGAAACGAGAAGCCACCGACGACAGACGATACGAAGGGAGACGATACATGA
- a CDS encoding VOC family protein produces the protein MLGGCRWLALEVTYLDPVVEFYRERLNLEPIVRSDREVAFPIGPDGDVERARGSTDRSGSGTGSELRLRRPEGVPRGGLHTHYAFACPSDVYDHWYERLDDDLELQEVDFGSMRSLYADDPAGNCVEIAGADPPSGSGDLQLTRFFEVVLEVEDLPDAEAFYVDLGFEVVDRGSNRRRTRLSTGAVDLELWEPHLGLADARGGVHVDLGLEAADPDAVADAVSDRVTKRERIEDGVRIRDRDGHYITLVEIGT, from the coding sequence ATGCTGGGTGGGTGCAGGTGGCTCGCACTGGAAGTGACGTATCTCGATCCGGTCGTGGAGTTCTATCGAGAGCGACTAAATCTCGAACCGATCGTCCGATCGGACCGCGAGGTGGCGTTTCCGATCGGGCCGGACGGCGATGTCGAGAGGGCCCGAGGTAGCACCGATAGATCCGGGAGCGGAACCGGAAGTGAACTCAGGCTGCGACGGCCGGAGGGCGTCCCCCGCGGGGGGCTTCACACCCACTACGCCTTCGCCTGTCCGAGCGACGTCTACGACCACTGGTACGAGCGTCTCGACGACGACCTCGAACTCCAGGAAGTCGACTTCGGTTCGATGCGGTCGCTGTACGCGGACGATCCGGCAGGGAACTGCGTCGAAATCGCTGGGGCGGACCCACCGAGCGGATCCGGGGACCTCCAACTGACCCGATTCTTCGAGGTGGTACTGGAGGTCGAGGACCTCCCGGACGCGGAGGCGTTTTACGTCGATCTGGGGTTCGAGGTCGTGGATAGGGGATCGAACCGTCGCCGGACGCGGCTCTCGACCGGCGCCGTCGATCTCGAGCTGTGGGAACCGCACCTCGGGCTCGCCGACGCCCGGGGAGGCGTCCACGTCGACCTCGGACTCGAAGCCGCCGATCCGGACGCGGTCGCCGACGCGGTTTCCGACCGGGTGACAAAGCGGGAACGTATCGAGGACGGCGTTCGGATCCGCGACCGGGACGGGCATTACATCACTCTCGTCGAGATCGGTACGTGA
- a CDS encoding ABC transporter permease, whose protein sequence is MDSPRLSRRSGLLAGGIIALLFVVAMVPGLREIGADVVGVVDASYVRSALRLTVPIAFAGMGGIFAEKSGVINIGLEGLLIIAAFTAIAVMWALGGRGAEGMWIAFFAAVVASATVAFLFAAVCIEFKADQIIAGLAVWLIALGIAPFGSIIIWETVNSPSVGTLDRIPLPVLSELPYVGPALFDVSPPVYLLFLAVPFSWYLLNRTSFGKHLQASGEDPKTLDTVGVDVRKIRYAGVLLSGIYCGIGGAGLALNTGQFVGGGETMIDGRGWIGITTYLIGNYNPIGAAVASFFFAGLDALQLELQRIAGIEVSSTLVGIIPYVAVLVVLTFVGRTRMPGAAGEHYDPDE, encoded by the coding sequence ATGGATAGTCCCCGACTCTCCCGACGGTCGGGACTCCTCGCAGGTGGAATTATCGCACTGCTGTTCGTCGTCGCAATGGTGCCAGGGCTCCGGGAAATCGGCGCCGACGTGGTGGGGGTCGTCGACGCCTCCTACGTTCGCAGCGCGCTCCGGTTGACGGTCCCGATCGCGTTCGCCGGGATGGGCGGGATCTTCGCGGAGAAGTCCGGCGTCATCAACATCGGGCTCGAGGGGCTGTTGATCATCGCCGCCTTCACGGCCATCGCAGTAATGTGGGCGCTCGGCGGCAGGGGCGCGGAGGGCATGTGGATCGCCTTCTTCGCGGCCGTTGTGGCGAGCGCAACCGTCGCGTTCCTCTTTGCGGCGGTGTGCATCGAGTTCAAGGCCGATCAGATCATCGCCGGGCTGGCGGTCTGGTTGATCGCGCTCGGGATCGCCCCGTTCGGCAGCATCATCATCTGGGAGACGGTCAACAGCCCGAGCGTCGGCACACTCGATAGAATCCCGCTTCCGGTCCTGTCGGAACTGCCGTACGTCGGTCCAGCACTGTTCGACGTGAGCCCGCCCGTCTACCTGCTGTTTCTTGCCGTTCCGTTCTCGTGGTACCTGCTGAACCGAACGTCGTTCGGCAAACACCTCCAGGCCAGCGGCGAGGACCCCAAAACCCTCGACACAGTCGGCGTCGACGTGAGGAAGATCCGGTACGCTGGCGTCCTGCTGTCCGGAATCTACTGTGGCATCGGCGGCGCCGGGCTCGCGCTCAACACCGGCCAGTTCGTCGGCGGCGGCGAAACGATGATCGACGGTCGCGGCTGGATCGGCATTACGACGTACCTGATCGGCAACTACAACCCGATCGGCGCCGCCGTGGCGTCGTTTTTCTTCGCCGGACTCGACGCGCTACAGCTCGAACTGCAGCGGATCGCCGGCATCGAAGTCTCCTCGACGCTCGTCGGGATCATCCCGTACGTTGCCGTGCTCGTCGTGCTCACGTTCGTCGGGCGAACCCGGATGCCGGGCGCCGCCGGGGAACATTACGATCCCGACGAGTGA
- a CDS encoding methylenetetrahydrofolate reductase C-terminal domain-containing protein, whose translation MTKNTLKESILDEDEFGVTWEHVPGRGAREQQQDAVFEAAEVAAEGDVVHGISVTENAGGNPAISAEYLGMKLEDLDVDPLVHFTAKDKNRNQLESLLYAMDREGIHNLLVMTGDYQNDGYQGQSKPVYDLDPVQIMDLISDLNEGLEYTDKFGREKSLEPTDFFAGVAVSPFKKLESELVPQYWKLEKKVEQGAQFVIPQVGYDARKFHELLQYVEDHDLDVPVIGNIYVLDPGSAKAMNANRVPGVIVTDELLEDIEEEAEEHDDDGKQARRDRAAKMYAFMKGMGYDGVHIAGHEIDHDGVEYIVERGEELVPEWRDLVEEFDYPMEDGFYYYERDPETGLNTWDRNALPETPKRSLNYRAFKVMHDQLFEPDGALFGPMRWSAEKVDGSRLEGPYQMTERMVKTASNDCEECGNCALLDLAYQCPMSQCPKSQRNGPCGGSYDGWCEVHPGEQKCIYVNAYRELKADGGPEKAREKLRELYIPPPDWELENTSSWLNYFLGRDYASKNAGIKPPQSD comes from the coding sequence ATGACGAAAAACACGCTGAAGGAGTCCATTCTCGACGAAGACGAGTTCGGAGTGACGTGGGAACACGTGCCCGGTCGCGGGGCACGCGAGCAACAACAGGATGCGGTCTTCGAGGCCGCCGAGGTCGCCGCCGAAGGCGACGTCGTCCACGGGATCTCGGTGACGGAAAACGCGGGTGGAAACCCCGCTATCTCCGCGGAGTATCTCGGGATGAAACTCGAGGATCTCGACGTCGATCCCCTCGTGCACTTCACCGCGAAAGACAAGAACCGAAATCAGCTCGAAAGCCTCCTGTACGCGATGGACCGGGAGGGGATCCACAACCTGCTTGTAATGACTGGCGACTACCAAAACGACGGCTATCAGGGCCAGTCCAAACCCGTCTACGATCTGGACCCCGTCCAGATCATGGACCTGATTTCGGACCTCAACGAGGGGCTCGAGTACACCGACAAGTTCGGCCGCGAGAAGAGCCTCGAACCCACCGACTTCTTCGCCGGCGTCGCCGTCTCCCCGTTCAAAAAGCTCGAATCCGAACTCGTCCCCCAGTACTGGAAGCTCGAAAAGAAAGTCGAACAGGGCGCCCAGTTCGTGATCCCGCAGGTGGGGTACGACGCCCGCAAGTTCCACGAACTCCTCCAGTACGTAGAAGATCACGACCTCGACGTCCCCGTGATCGGCAACATCTACGTGCTGGATCCCGGCTCGGCGAAGGCGATGAACGCCAATCGGGTACCCGGCGTCATCGTCACCGACGAGCTGCTCGAGGACATCGAAGAGGAAGCCGAAGAACACGACGATGACGGCAAGCAGGCTCGCCGCGATCGTGCCGCCAAGATGTACGCCTTTATGAAGGGGATGGGTTACGACGGCGTCCACATCGCCGGCCACGAGATCGACCACGACGGCGTGGAGTACATCGTCGAGCGCGGCGAAGAGCTGGTACCGGAGTGGCGCGATCTCGTCGAAGAGTTCGACTACCCCATGGAGGACGGCTTCTACTACTACGAACGCGACCCCGAAACCGGTCTCAACACCTGGGATCGAAACGCGTTACCGGAAACGCCCAAGCGGTCGCTCAACTACCGGGCATTCAAGGTGATGCACGACCAGCTGTTCGAACCCGACGGCGCCCTCTTCGGTCCCATGCGCTGGAGCGCGGAGAAGGTCGACGGCAGCCGTCTGGAGGGTCCCTACCAGATGACCGAACGGATGGTCAAAACCGCCTCCAACGACTGCGAAGAGTGTGGCAACTGCGCGCTCCTGGATCTGGCGTATCAGTGTCCGATGTCCCAGTGTCCGAAGAGCCAGCGAAACGGCCCCTGTGGCGGCAGCTACGACGGCTGGTGTGAGGTCCACCCCGGCGAACAGAAGTGCATCTACGTGAACGCCTACCGGGAGCTGAAAGCCGACGGCGGCCCCGAAAAGGCCCGCGAAAAGCTGCGCGAACTGTACATCCCCCCGCCCGACTGGGAGCTGGAGAACACCTCCTCGTGGCTCAACTACTTCCTCGGGCGCGACTACGCCAGCAAAAACGCCGGCATCAAGCCCCCGCAATCCGACTGA
- a CDS encoding DUF2892 domain-containing protein, giving the protein MERNVGETDRLVRIALGAVSGLASLGILGGVIAASGGLALVLGLVAIVLLATGTAGTCGAYQVLGVNTCKR; this is encoded by the coding sequence ATGGAACGAAACGTCGGCGAAACGGACCGGCTCGTCAGGATCGCGCTCGGCGCCGTCTCCGGCCTCGCGTCGCTTGGGATTCTCGGTGGCGTCATCGCGGCGAGCGGTGGCCTGGCGCTGGTGTTGGGTCTCGTTGCGATCGTCCTGCTCGCGACCGGGACGGCGGGCACCTGTGGCGCATATCAGGTGCTTGGTGTCAACACCTGCAAGCGGTAG
- the lysA gene encoding diaminopimelate decarboxylase, with protein MAGTNDDRIPDHDDRIPDHDDPIRRLDDWNANALEGLAEEYDTPLYVVDLGRVTENCDRLREAFPEADVRYAVKAHTGRSVLETVRRAGLDAECASAGELQRALAAGFPGDRLHYTAVNPPAHDLDAVVSAWESHPDLTVTVGATDTLDRLEERGFDGRICLRVNPGIGAGHHEKVRTGGDAKFGVPRTRASEAAIDAAERFDLVGLHAHAGSGIAGDDLADHRELVDRMGKLARTVANRLNEVEYPGLEYVDVGGGFGVPYREEEPPLDLAAVAAATRDALGSVPGRNGNGARLAIEPGRYVVADAGVLLTRVNTVKPTAETTIVGVDAGMTDLLRPALYDAYHPIANLSAGRCQEAIPATVAGPICESADVFCDNRPLTRPERGDVLAVGIAGAYGYEMASQYNSRPRPAEVAVDGSDASGPCLVRQRETVEDLTRVERPIEPLEDYE; from the coding sequence ATGGCCGGAACGAACGACGACCGGATCCCGGACCACGACGACCGGATCCCGGACCACGACGATCCAATCCGTCGACTCGACGACTGGAACGCGAACGCACTCGAAGGGTTAGCCGAGGAGTACGACACTCCATTGTACGTCGTCGACCTCGGGCGCGTCACGGAAAACTGCGATCGGCTCCGGGAAGCGTTCCCGGAAGCGGACGTCAGATACGCTGTCAAGGCACACACCGGACGTTCGGTCCTGGAGACAGTCCGACGCGCCGGGCTGGACGCCGAGTGTGCCTCCGCAGGCGAGCTTCAGCGCGCTCTCGCTGCCGGCTTCCCCGGAGACCGGCTCCACTACACCGCGGTGAATCCACCCGCCCACGACCTCGATGCGGTCGTTTCCGCGTGGGAATCCCATCCCGACCTCACTGTCACCGTCGGCGCGACCGACACCCTCGATCGACTCGAGGAACGAGGCTTCGACGGCCGGATCTGTCTCCGCGTCAACCCGGGAATCGGCGCCGGCCACCACGAGAAGGTCCGGACCGGGGGGGACGCGAAGTTCGGCGTCCCGCGTACCCGCGCGTCGGAGGCCGCCATCGACGCCGCGGAACGGTTCGATCTCGTCGGGCTTCATGCACACGCGGGGTCCGGGATCGCCGGAGACGACCTCGCGGACCACCGCGAACTCGTCGACCGAATGGGGAAGCTAGCCCGGACAGTCGCCAACCGGCTCAACGAGGTGGAGTATCCCGGACTCGAATACGTCGACGTCGGCGGCGGGTTCGGCGTCCCGTACCGAGAGGAGGAACCGCCGCTGGATCTGGCTGCGGTCGCTGCGGCCACGAGGGACGCACTCGGTTCCGTTCCGGGGCGAAACGGCAATGGGGCGCGCCTCGCGATCGAACCCGGCCGGTACGTCGTCGCGGACGCCGGCGTGCTGTTGACCCGGGTCAACACGGTCAAGCCGACCGCCGAAACGACGATCGTCGGCGTCGACGCCGGGATGACCGACCTGCTCCGTCCGGCGCTGTACGACGCCTACCATCCGATCGCGAACCTGTCAGCAGGTCGATGCCAGGAGGCGATACCTGCCACAGTCGCGGGACCTATTTGTGAAAGTGCCGATGTCTTCTGTGACAATCGTCCGCTCACCCGGCCCGAGCGCGGTGACGTCCTCGCCGTGGGGATCGCCGGAGCCTACGGGTACGAGATGGCGAGTCAGTACAACTCTCGCCCCCGTCCGGCGGAAGTCGCCGTCGACGGTTCCGACGCGTCCGGCCCCTGTCTGGTCCGGCAGCGGGAAACCGTCGAGGACCTCACCCGGGTCGAGCGACCGATCGAGCCACTGGAGGATTACGAATGA
- a CDS encoding NYN domain-containing protein — translation MTDIHPDQRIAVLADSQNLYHTAQSRYSRNIDYTQLLSRAVQDRQLVRAIAYVIRADSPEEETFFEALEDIGFETKIKDIKTFADGSKKADWDVGMSLDAVTLANHVDVVVLCTGDGDFSRLCSHLRHMGVRVEVMGFGSSTAEELVDAADSFLDLSDREEVFLL, via the coding sequence ATGACCGACATTCATCCGGACCAGCGGATCGCCGTCCTCGCCGACTCTCAGAACCTGTATCACACCGCACAGAGTCGCTATTCTCGAAACATCGACTACACGCAACTGCTGTCCCGTGCCGTTCAGGACCGGCAACTCGTGCGTGCGATCGCGTACGTTATCCGTGCGGACTCGCCCGAAGAGGAGACGTTCTTCGAGGCGCTCGAGGACATCGGATTCGAGACGAAGATCAAGGACATCAAGACGTTCGCCGACGGTTCGAAGAAGGCCGACTGGGACGTGGGGATGAGCCTCGACGCTGTGACGCTTGCGAACCACGTCGACGTCGTCGTTCTGTGTACCGGCGACGGGGATTTCTCCCGGCTCTGTTCGCATCTCCGTCACATGGGGGTCCGGGTGGAAGTGATGGGGTTCGGCTCCTCGACGGCCGAGGAACTCGTCGATGCGGCGGACAGCTTCCTCGACCTCTCGGACCGGGAGGAGGTGTTCCTGTTGTGA